The DNA sequence ATCTGTTTAGGAAGCATCCACCAAAGAgtacaataaaaatgatttcgatAAATATAGATTTCAGTTATTAATCTTTCACAATGGCTTCGTTTCAGTTGGTCAATGCGGAAATCAAATAGGCTCAGCTTTTTGGCCACTGGTGTTAAACGAGTATGGAATTCAAACATGTAATAACAGTGTACAGTTATTGAAAACACAAAAGGATCATGTTAAAAACACAAGAGAGCTATCGGAAGCATTTCACAGTTTTTTCCATGTCCCTGGAAACAAAGGAGACCTGTCGTTTAAAACGATAGCAGATCTTAATGCTGCTAACGTCAAAGCCAGGGTAATGTTCATCATACCTTCTCGCAAAGTCTTGCCACCCAAAACTTGTACCTTCTTTTTATCTCGTCGTGATTATTATAGTTTTCTGCAGACTGTTCTCATCGACATGGAGGATAGCGTTGTGTCTCGATTCAGACAAGGACCTTTAAGAGGTCTCTTCGATCAAACGTGTAGCGTTACAAATTATCCAGGATCTGGAAATAACTGGTAATATGCAAAATCGATTTAGTTCAGTCTGTCGTACCCAGAAGCAAAAATGATAATCAGTATTACttgagattattttttccctaAATTTGCTACTTTCAAATGAATTATAAAGATGTTTAAAAGCGGCATTAAAGAGctctagatttttttccaataaattctttcgcgAGCGCAATAATTTCTccaatatatattacacaaaaGACTTTTAAGAATACAAATCTTGCATGAACTATCTTAGGGCAGTTGGGCATTATACTCATGGCACAGAGTATCATGATCGAATAGATGAAACCGTGAGGCGAGTAGCAGAAAAATGCGATTGTCTTCACGGATTTTTGATAACAAATTCTGTCGGTGGCGGTACAGGTTCCGGCCTGGGTACTGCTGTTTTGTCTTTCTTGGAAGATAGTCACCCTCATGTTGACAGGTAATTAGTATTGAATGCTTCCGTTTGGACTCTGAAAGTGTGTGTGAACCTCTTCATAGCAATGGTGTTTTTAATTAGACCACACTGACTTTATTAACTccattttaatcttttttcaacacaTCTTTTAGGTGAAGAAAGATAAAGATTTACCTAATACAGTCAGTGTAACCCAAAAAACATCGCCATTGATTAGCTCCTTGTCCTAATAAATcagatttattttcagatttgtGTCGTGTGTGTTTCCATCAGGCACTGAGGATGTTGTAACGGCTCCATATAACGTGTTGCTGGCTTCAAGGGAGCTTTTAGAACATGCGACATGCGTGTTTCCAGTTGAAAACAAAGCACTCTTGGAAATCTGTAATGCTCAAATGTCTAAGAGGGAAAATATTGATCAAGCTTCTTACAATGGTAGTTGCCTACCTTTCCAAGACATGAATagtattattgttaatatgCTTTTACATTTGACaaggtaattttttcaggataCTACCATTCTTACATCTCCAACTATTCGTGTTAGGTTTATTATATCAGGTGAGTTGTATACAAGTGTAATCAACTTGGTAGATCTTCAGCAATTTCCAATATACTCAAACAATTAACCCATGCATATTATAGCGGTTCGCGATTTCCTGGCAGCTTGAATATGGATATGAATGAATTGGCAACGAACCTTGTTGCATATCCGAAATTAAATTACATATTCAGCAGTGTTAGTCCTATTGCTTTAACTGCTTCAACAATGCCTACAATTCCGGGTACCAAGTGCGTTATACTTGattaatattcaatatatCAACAAATCGTATCATTGTATAGCCATTTAATTACTTTTCTAGGATGCAAGATCAGCTATTCACAGATGCTTGGTCTAGAAGCAATCAATTATTAAAAACAGATCCCTTGAGCCCTGGATCGGTGATTTTAGGCACAGCTCATGTTGCCAGAGGCACCACTTCTTTGACGGACATGAGacgaaatattaaaaagtaACTTTCAATACTAACATAAAacttttgaattgaaatttatctaAGGATATTGGATGAGATCGTATTGCTTTGTAGATTCCAGAGTAAAGCTAGGTTTACAACATGGAGCAAAGAGGCAATGAAAGTTGGATTGTGTTCCGTGCCACCTTTCGGACACCCTGCGTCGCTTCTGTGTCTTCTAAACTCTACAGCTATGTCTAACATGCTTGAAACTATAGTGCAACAATTCGACAAACTTTATAGCCGAAAGGTAAATCAACAATTTAGTCAttgattatcattatcataagAGTTGATAGACACTATGTTGTCATTTGTAACGTTACGAATCTGTCAAACATTAACTGTGCAATTACGTGTTGCAGGCTCATGCCCACCATTACCTAGAGGTGAGTGGTTTTGAGGAAAACCACTTCCATGAAAGCCGAGAATCCATTCTGAGTCTATCAAAGCAATACAAAGAACTCCAAATCCAACAACCAATGAAAATCCCACGACTACATTTATTGTAAACAGATGCAGATGATAGTGATAACATAAACATAAATTTCGTTCGATTCGCCAGATAGAATTTCCAATTGATCTGGAACAACCATATCGGCAATTATAAGCACTTTATTAGCTGTTATATTTTGTTGCTTACTCGTAGATTATGATACAGTTAAATTAATTctatacagaaataaaaaaaaaacttttcatgtTAAGCGGACAGAAATTGTACAGGCAAAGATATTGCATATGTTAAGAGATACAAACACTAACAATAAACAATTGTATTTTCTAAGCAAAATTCTTGGTGACTTTCTTTGCAGCTTTTTATACTCTAAACCCAGATGGGTCAGCGTGCTGTGCCTGCAAGTGTCCCTGTAAGAATGATTAACTTAAGTATGTATTATTGTGAAACTTAATGTTAGGCATAAACTTAGCTAGCTGGAATCTGAGGGAGTCCGAATTCATCCACAAGAACTCCATCCtgtaaaatgaatattaaCAATGAATTTGAACACTCCGTTGATAATAATGAGATATTGAATTTGAAGAATGCTTGACATACCTTGTTTCTGACAGAGTCTGTCCCAGGTTCTTTGATGGGAGCGTTAGGTGCTTTAATAGCGTCATCCAGGTACGATGTATCATCATCCAAGGCTATTTCATCACCAAGAGCATCCAATTCAGCTGCTAATTCATCGTCGTCAATTTCTGGCATTCCATAACTTCGGCCCATCGCTTCGTGGACTTCATCAGCTTGTGATAGCATATCAGCCAGATCGTCTTGCATGTCCTGTGAATTTGTGATAgcaattttgtaaaaagaatTAGTAAAAATGAGACATCATATTTCAAGTTTCATtacaaaaatatgagaaatatcaaaaagaCTGTCAAGATGTATCCAGTAGAATGTGGGTCATGCAAGTTATAGATTGAAAATCACTTATTAGCACAAAGTAATTACAATGACacgatgtataaaaatgattatcATGGAATGcggattgtaaaaaattcatcaagatGAACAAGGAAATGTTAAATACCTCGATATCATCGATATTGATGTTCTTGAACTCCTTCTGCATTTGTTTAACGCCTTGTTTCATAGCTACGACAGTTGATTGTGTGTCTTTAAGAGTTTGAGTGGCATAATTGGCCTGTTCCATGTTAAATGCCTGCTGTCTTAGATTGTCTACTTGGGATTCATACATTTTACGCTGTTTCAAAACTCTCAGAGCTTTTGCTTTCACAGCATTTTTAGCCGGCCCTTCTCTCATCTTTGCCATTTGATCTTTGTACTTCTTTAATTCTGCATCTAAGCGTGCTATTTTCTTCTCTGCTGAATCAGCTCTACTGTCCAcctatttttaataacaaatcTTAAAATCCTTACAAATCCTTTTAACTATTTCAGGGATTACGGTATACTCAATTGATTTGAGCACGCATTATGTATCTGTTTTGAGCAGTTATTTGGTAATTTCTAACAAATTTTTCGCCAGAGAGGTCCAAATCATGAAAAGATAATGTTTTAATTTCGTCCCAAGTTTAAGGAACATATTCCATGAACAAATTTTCTGCTCAATAATTCAATTCAGGCATATCTAtagtataatgaaaaaatccaaTCTGATATATTTACGAACTTTTAAACTTGAATTTGggtttgtatgtacatataaggAAGCTGtattaaaaatacgaaatataAACATGTATAGCAAACATAATAACGCATGTAACTAGAAACAAACAATCCTTCGAAATAGTAAATAAGCCATCCATTTTCTGCAATTCCATAGGTATTTGATGATTCACTACAAGGTCGAGTATAACCTATGTACATCCTGATTTATAGATTAAGAATAACCATTTCTTACCCCGGCGATGCAGTCGGTTATACTTGGTGGCGGTTCCTTGGGCTTAGCCCGACCGAATAATCTGTTCATCTTTTAACCTAAATATACGCGAAACGGGAAAACGTGGAAATTTTGACAGCCGAAAATACTACGCCTTTCTGCTAGAAGTGTCAAGAGATTTTAGCATAATTTCGACTTTCGACCAGTTTTCGCTAGTGTCGCTGCTTCCAAATGTCCGAACAAATCCGAGAACTTCCGAGCTTTATCGAAGCAATTGCACTCTGAACTGCTCTGAACCAATCAACCAAAGATCAGCGGGTTGACGTTGAATTGTATAATCACACTACGCGCTGAATTGTCGCGTAGTAGCAGAAAATCAAGAGTCTAGACATATCGCAAGGCCTAGTTGAGAGCTATTATTGATACAGATCCTACATATTTCAGTGTATCCTACGGACAATGTTTAAAGAAAAGCTGTGAACAATGGCACAGCGAACAAAAGTGATCGAGTTGTACAAAACGGTGCGTATAAATAtgacgttttttgtttttattatctcATCTTGTTTCTTCATCAATCATTGCTTGATCATACAGCATATTACGTTTTCTTAGTGTAAATTATACCATTGAACCTATGTATATTGTTTTAGCTGCTGCATTTGGGGAAAGATTATCCAAAGGGATACACCTACTTTCGTACaaacctgaaaaaaatatttatgaaaaacaaagatgaaaaCGACccacaaaaaattgaaaaaatgttggatcATGGACAGTACGTGATCAAAGAATTAGAGGCTCTTTATATGCTTCGGAAGTATCGAATCCTAAAGAAAAGATATTACAGCTAACGATAGTTTATACATTATCCAGATAACCTAGCTAATTGTAAGAAGACTGTCAAGTAAAATTGATAAGGACTGACAATTGTAGCAATCCTGTTTTCtatagtgtatatatgtatataacgtgTTGTgaatcatatatgtatattacttCTATTATTACTGCAATTGGCAGCGtataaaataaggaaaattccAAGTTTTACCTGTAAACAAGCATTAACTGTTTAATCTTCATTAAATTTCTGGTTGATATAATTGTCTTATCGGTAATAATAGTAAGGGTTTGTACAATGAATTACGGATAAGTTGAAAAGTCACAATTTACCAAATGATCGACAATCTATATTTCATAATAAAACTGTAACAAACTCTTCCTCttagaatttattcaaacaacCCCTTCTATACTTATTCAATCCCAAGGATTGCAAAAAATGCATGTTCAGCTTCATAGGATTAACAACTGAGAAAATACAAAGATAATAAGAGAGAAATTTCATATTCTTCggcggtaacttttgatctattcTTTGCAGTAATTTAAAACTGTGCTCAATAGATTCTTTTTGTGAAATACGTCGATATAGAGTCTGAATAAATAGATTCCAGCATTATTCAAAATCCACCGAAAATGAGCTGATGATGATACTTTTAAACGGCCCTGTGTAGAATAATTAGACCCCACGGTTTGCAAAAAAAGGCAGTTTAAGCATAGTTGGATGAATAGCTGAGAAGATGTGAACAAAATACGGAGAAAACGATCGTGATCACTGCTTTCATGAtccaaatttatttaatctttACATAAATACACGGTTCACTATTAAAGATGCAAAATTTCAGGATTACAACCGGCAATGGACCAACAATCGAGGTATATAACATAGTATTTGGTCAGAAGGACGGTCAATCAGGGCCTACCATCACTCAAAATTCCCTAGACGAATTTGTTTACCACTTGGATCCAGCCCCCTGCCATTCGACATGAAGACTCAATTAAGTTTTGATATGCAATATAAACATTAATCATTCATTACTGATATTTTTAGTCGATTTTTGACATAGAGTGCGGACAATACAGGTGTCAGTAAACTATTAAtgcattaattgaaaaaacttaaAGAAAATCTCTAGGGAATTTTGTTGTCTCGGTTGTTCGTTGGTAGTATTGGTATATGCGTGCTGCAAGTAATGAACTCACTTCGGACTTTAAAGTGTATAAAACTATATTCTTTGATAAAACCATGATAAGACCGTGTTTTCGATAGTTTCGCTGAAAAGTATCGTGGTATTAAAATTAGGTGAAAACTATAATAGGTCCTCGCATTCCTAAGATGTACTAAGATGGCTGTGTGTGTCGCAGTGATCGGGAAAGACGTGAGTAAACCATTTTCTTAGGTTACAAAATCTGTCAAAATACTTTCGActgcaaacaatttttcaaaacttgtcgAATCTGATATAAGCCTGGATAAAAACTCAATTCAAAGCAGGATATTGaaacttgtaaaaatattccttAATAacattttcagtttcaattcCTTGACCAAACGTAGCTTTATATACACATTTCCTTGTCTTCGGCCTCCGTGGCCAAGCCTGTCGTCTCAAATATATATCATAATTGGCCGTATCGGAAATACGAATAAGGGTCTCTCTGTAAACTACGTAGCTCTATTATTGGCACTTTTGAACACCTTCTCCCGTATCGTCTGATCGCAGATATTTCCCAGAACTCCCTACCGGAGAAAAGCATATGGTTTAAACAATATTGATAAAGAAgaagttttctttcatttttattacgcTAAGACATTCCAAGGAACAAATAGCAAAACTAGCCACGCATGCAATTCATTACTTATAGGAAAAGAACTTTTCTCAgctttttattgataataaaactGAGTTTCAAGTGTATCTATTACAAAGATATGTCGCTGAAACCTGTGACTGCGAAAAAGATGATATTGCGGGCGGGAAAATGAATTAGAGTGCATCAATTATCAAACCACAAATCGCAGATTACGACCCCCTTACCATGTAGCCTAGCATAGTTTTTTATTAACCCCCGCTTCTCCCCTTAAACTAGCTACATGGTTTATAGACAGCCCCTAACGGTTTATGCAAGATTTCATATTTGACTTTGGGAAACGTCATCTTGTCAATAGTCACATTGTGAGTTTTGTTACAGAATTCTCCGAAGTATATTCGCTGCTCTGATGAAACAGCGGCTTTACAATTCCACTACAAAGTGCACACATCAATTGATattatagaagaaaaattgaacactGGAAATAAGATGGCAGCTGATGTTAGGGAGCTCTTTTTAGGATTGTTATTTTCAACCGAGGAGCACAAAATGTAATTGATCATGAAATTCAAACCACtcaatatttgtatatacttTGCAGCTGGCATTTTGATTATCTTTGATTGATATGTATTGAATGCTTTTGCCAAAAGTTCTTTTCATTTACATCTCGTTTTTCAATGGACCCTTGTAAGCCACTGATTTTTTAGTTGATGGTTTTTGAATTAGAATGGAGAATTTTAGATATACTAACTCTTCTCTCGTGGCGGTAATATaggtaattaaaaatattcaatgattttcagatttggTTATGCTACAAATACCAAAATCAAATTCATCGTTGTACTGCAATCTACAAATGCATCTCTAAGAGACAATGAAGTACGAATGGTATGAAACAGACTAAAAGTTTATCTTACATTAGCTAATTCCGAACTTGCATCAAAAGTAAATAATCAtgtttttattctcaattaGATCTTTAGAAAATTACACTCTGCCTACGCTAACGCAGTGTGTAATCCATTCTATGTACCAGGGGATCAAATCCAATCCAAGTAAGTTTATCAGATATGCATGTAGTaaataagaatatttatttatcaataattacTGAGCGGAATTTTTTAGAGCGTTTGACACAGCTGTAATGGAAATTATGGGTGCTGCTTAATCAAGCTGTACAAAGTATGGACTATTATAAACTATAAGTTAATTcatgtaattataaaataaatatttcaactaaGTGAAATGGaagtcgtttttttatttctagtaGTAATGGAAAGTCGGTGAGCAAAtcctgcaataaatttttaccaaacagATATCAgctctatatatatagtctAACATTCCTCATGTAAATGCGTTGCAAAGGAAACCTTTATAATTACTTGTCATCATGCACTTATGGCTagagaataaatatatatgattaAAACTGATAATTCTATTctatattttaaaaactttgaaacaatGGAGTACAACAATACCAATGGTAACAGATATCGTAAGAAAAATACAATCTATAATACACCTTTCAAACATACTACGaggaattgattgaaattttcggtcctttttttctaattaccaCTAGGCTGCTTCACCCAAAATCCCCATGAGGCGAATTTTTTACCCATCTCTTCTTGATTTGGTCCTCGAAATACTTTGATTTTTACCCGAGAAATGTctgtaaacaaaataaagcataatttttaacagattgttatttcaatttatcaatCTACCCAGCAACCATATTTCTTCACATATGGCCAAATCGCTTCGGCTATATATTCTACATACCATATTGCCATTCTAATCACTCTTTATCTATACGTAATGAGGTATTTGAAACTGGGATTTTATCCGTAATCTGAACcggtttgaaatgaaaaaaataccgtACAATTATATTCGTAGTAAAAAAGGATCTAAGCGGATTCGAATAACGTAAGccgatatcaaaaatttgaggaaCGATTTTATGTTCAGATCGTTCAAACTTCGTTGTTTATTTATcccattttaatatttttgggCTCATTTTACTCGCTGACCAGATTCTCATACATTTTCTGGAAAAACGTtcagtaaattttattattaagcGCAGTTGTAACGcgtaaatgtaatttttgataagTGTTATATCACACTTTTACAAATCTAGTTTCATCCTCTGgagataattattttgtaaatttttcgcaCGTGATTTCTGGAGATCTTTATGGTGAACACGATTCAACAGCACAAAAGTTTGATCATTTTGAATGTTCTAGTTACAAACCCTCTAGATATTCGAATTTGTTCGGATTGATATCTTTTGCAGTGTACGGATATTGTTTCATTTGTATTTCAACCTTCATTGGCGTAAATAACTTTACTGAAGATTTTTAAACGGTATAGTCCTGATTGCGGATTAGTTTTAATTAACGTTCATTGACGTATTAGAAATCCATACAAGGATACACAGCTATAAACTGCTAACTTCATGCATCTTAATTTTTCGGTCTTAATGACGCCAACTTCATGCGTCTTAAAAACGTTGACTTCATTCGtcttaaaatttataataattttttgatcttAAAAACGCTAACTTCAGGCGATCAAGATCTTTTAAATAGATagagagattatttttttctcaaatttttattcacacttTACGGCTCATTCATCCCTGATGTTAGAATTCAATTACACGTTCTTCGCTTCATATAATTATCATAGAActgtataaaaattagaaaattctttGTGACACATcgagattttttcaactaatttcACATACCTGTTTTCTCTCTTTGACCATCGCCTGAACTTCCTTCCACTACAGATAAGGCAGCGAAACTGCAGCATAACAGCAATACGTATATCATCATATTCtgtaacaatattaaaaatacgTTTTATAATCTTCGCagagtttttaatttaaacgcAATTTGTATGATACAACTTAATAATTTAGTAATATTATAACTACTTCTTGTTTAAAACATTGACACGTACCTGTAGTATCTTCATCCTGAGAGTATTCGGTGAACTGAATAATTCGCCGTTTAAACGTGTTTTATAGAACTATCGCTCGTTTCTGGAGCATGACTAGTTTCTACGAAATACCTCACCTACTGTTTATTCGTAAGTGTCtaactgtgaaaaaatatcgacttCTTTTTCATCTGGTGTTTATTATTCTCGCTCgagtgaaagtttttttctttaccactGAAATGGTTACACAGCAATCCTTGTAATGTGATTCGTGTAGCGTTTAAGTTATgactaaaatcaaaaattccaTGTTTTTACCGTGTACGGAGAAAGGTATGAAACTTTTATCTGCCTAGCTGACTAAGTTCATCATTTAACCGCTTCATTGACCATATTTATTTCCTTATAACACAAAGCAACTATTACTTGCGTAGCTTCTCATAATTTAATTCCGAAGAAACATGCTGAATGTTAAAGTTTAATCCATGCAATACGGTTTTTTAATTACCTCAGGTTTATAATTTAGCTGTGATAAATCGCATCGTACAATTCAAATGTTTGTATATGATTTCAGGAtcaaacacattaaaaagtaAAGCATTATCTGCATACGCAtacattttgtataattttttccttcacaTATAGATGCGCGATTAATTTATCTAGACTTATATTAATGCTCATTTACACCAGTATCGATAATTTGCGCGTGATACActgcacatatacatattacatattgACTGTTTCGATAAAGACATTATATAACAGCAGGAGCTAACATCTTACTATATCATGTATGTTGTATACTTTTCATTATTGtcgatgttttaaaaattaatatcaacgCACATACAATTTGTATACTTAGGTTTGTTGCTTTGAACACTAAAAGTGTATATAATTGTATACAGTATACGTTATATGATCAATAAAGTTGTTCAAATCCccacaataaaatttcatccgtatattttttgtaatatggAAGCCCTTTAcaccatcattttttttttatacaactaTGTAGCTATAACActtatgaatttcatttcaaaacgcAGCGGGAATCTGTGGTATGGTCAGATATTcgtaaaaagaaagagaaaaataatagtagtgccgtaaaaaaaatacctattcaattttttggctcGTTGAGTCCAGAGGGCAGACTGTCATGGAATGATATCTACAATAAATCTCACCTGCGAACGTTAACAAaatctataaataaaatttttcgattaattttctAATCGCTCACGCTCTGAAATGTAA is a window from the Diprion similis isolate iyDipSimi1 chromosome 6, iyDipSimi1.1, whole genome shotgun sequence genome containing:
- the LOC124406508 gene encoding tubulin epsilon chain-like isoform X1, which codes for MSQFISVQVGQCGNQIGSAFWPLVLNEYGIQTCNNSVQLLKTQKDHVKNTRELSEAFHSFFHVPGNKGDLSFKTIADLNAANVKARTVLIDMEDSVVSRFRQGPLRGLFDQTCSVTNYPGSGNNWAVGHYTHGTEYHDRIDETVRRVAEKCDCLHGFLITNSVGGGTGSGLGTAVLSFLEDSHPHVDRFVSCVFPSGTEDVVTAPYNVLLASRELLEHATCVFPVENKALLEICNAQMSKRENIDQASYNGSCLPFQDMNSIIVNMLLHLTSGSRFPGSLNMDMNELATNLVAYPKLNYIFSSVSPIALTASTMPTIPGTKMQDQLFTDAWSRSNQLLKTDPLSPGSVILGTAHVARGTTSLTDMRRNIKKFQSKARFTTWSKEAMKVGLCSVPPFGHPASLLCLLNSTAMSNMLETIVQQFDKLYSRKAHAHHYLEVSGFEENHFHESRESILSLSKQYKELQIQQPMKIPRLHLL
- the LOC124406567 gene encoding trafficking protein particle complex subunit 2-like protein codes for the protein MAVCVAVIGKDNSPKYIRCSDETAALQFHYKVHTSIDIIEEKLNTGNKMAADVRELFLGLLFSTEEHKIFGYATNTKIKFIVVLQSTNASLRDNEVRMIFRKLHSAYANAVCNPFYVPGDQIQSKAFDTAVMEIMGAA
- the LOC124406508 gene encoding tubulin epsilon chain-like isoform X2, translating into MEDSVVSRFRQGPLRGLFDQTCSVTNYPGSGNNWAVGHYTHGTEYHDRIDETVRRVAEKCDCLHGFLITNSVGGGTGSGLGTAVLSFLEDSHPHVDRFVSCVFPSGTEDVVTAPYNVLLASRELLEHATCVFPVENKALLEICNAQMSKRENIDQASYNGSCLPFQDMNSIIVNMLLHLTSGSRFPGSLNMDMNELATNLVAYPKLNYIFSSVSPIALTASTMPTIPGTKMQDQLFTDAWSRSNQLLKTDPLSPGSVILGTAHVARGTTSLTDMRRNIKKFQSKARFTTWSKEAMKVGLCSVPPFGHPASLLCLLNSTAMSNMLETIVQQFDKLYSRKAHAHHYLEVSGFEENHFHESRESILSLSKQYKELQIQQPMKIPRLHLL
- the LOC124406510 gene encoding electron transfer flavoprotein regulatory factor 1 codes for the protein MAQRTKVIELYKTLLHLGKDYPKGYTYFRTNLKKIFMKNKDENDPQKIEKMLDHGQYVIKELEALYMLRKYRILKKRYYS
- the LOC124406509 gene encoding charged multivesicular body protein 5, which gives rise to MNRLFGRAKPKEPPPSITDCIAGVDSRADSAEKKIARLDAELKKYKDQMAKMREGPAKNAVKAKALRVLKQRKMYESQVDNLRQQAFNMEQANYATQTLKDTQSTVVAMKQGVKQMQKEFKNINIDDIEDMQDDLADMLSQADEVHEAMGRSYGMPEIDDDELAAELDALGDEIALDDDTSYLDDAIKAPNAPIKEPGTDSVRNKDGVLVDEFGLPQIPAS